The following DNA comes from Mucilaginibacter jinjuensis.
AATAGCCCAGGGCGATGATGTGGCGATAGTAACCGGCCTTTTTGTTAACCACGTGCTGTTTTCGGGCTTTATATTTTACATTGCGATCGGGGTAGTTTGGTGGGTTATGCCCCATTCGCCTATCATTTTTCAAGTCTTGATGCTGGTAGGCGCGGGCAAGCTAATGATCTACTTTGCAACTCCCTTTAAGCAACTGGCATCTGGGCAGGAGCGGTTTGGTGTGCTGGCTAAAATGTCGGCTGTATCAAATGTGGTGAGGGGAGTGGCGTTAATTGTGCTTGCCTTTTTTCAACAGGTAACACTAATCACTGCTGTATTCGTTTTTTTAGCAGGGGATGGGTTGGAGTTTGCAGTAACCGTTTACTTATTTTACAAGTATTTGCGGGTACCGCTTTCTTTCTCATTTCAGCCCAAACCATACTTCGCTTTATTGAAGGAGGCATTGCCGCAAATTGGTGTAGTATTGTTTACATCAGCACTGGCGCGTTTCGACTGGATCTTTATCGGCCTCTTTTTATCAGCCGTTAAACTGGCCGAATACAGCTTTGCCTACAAAGCCTTCGAAATTTCTACCCTGCCTTTATTAGCAGTAGCCCCGCTGCTTTTGCCGCGCTTTGTAAGCGTAATTAAGGAGCGGGGCATATTCCCAACACACCTTTTCAGCATTTTAAAACTGGAACTTGTGTTTTCTGTGTTGATAGGTTTGGTATTTTATCTCAGCTGGTCGCCATTGGTTGATTGGTTTACGCATGGTAAGTATGGGGCGGTAAATTCATCCGTAATACTGGTATTGGCAGTCTGTATGCCCTTGATGTATTTCAATAACTTTTTGTGGAGCATTGGTTTTGCACAAGGCAAACTGAGGCTGATATTTAAAGTATTTGCGGTAACATTTCTGGTAAACGTAATTGGCGACGTGGTGCTGATACCTTTACTGGGAAATGCAGGTGCTGCAATTGCTTACCTGGCAGCTATGTTGGTGCAAGCTATATTATATATGTTGACTATTGAAAAGCAGGCCGCCTTGCAAGTGGGGGTTAACCTCGTAATATGTAGCATTTGTGCTATAATAAGTGGCTTTATAGCTATCCATTTTCTTAGCGGGGATATTACCGTTATTTTATTTGCCGCCGTTTTGTATTTGGTGTTCACAATACTCTTCAGGCAAATTAATCTCAAAAAATTAAACTTCTTAAAGCCTGCCATCGGCCAATAAAAATTTACATACTGGCCTAATGGCAGGCAACCTATTACAGTCCGTCGGCGTAATTCTATTAGCAACAATACGGAGGGTCTCGAAGCAAGCCGTATGCGCTATAATGCATGGATAACACAGTTTTAGTTAGATTGAAAGAGTGGGTAAAAGGGATTAACTGGCCTTTGCTGGTATTCCTTTTACTTTTTTTAAATGTAAAGCTGTTTATCAAGCTTTTTGCATTGGTATTGATCTATTTCCTTCGGCCTAATTTTAAATTTGGTTTTAAGGCGAAGCAATCGCGGTTACCGCTGTTTTATTTAGGGGTGATTGCTATTGCAGTTATTAACTGGGTTGCCTTTAAGTACTTTCTTTCTATCCATTACAACGTAGCTTTTGTTTCGGGCATTGCATTCTGGTTGTTGTGCATACTGGCTATCCATCAAATAAAACTGGCTGTTGACACCACCGAGCCCGCGGTTTTGCATCGTACTATCACGGTGTTTTTTGTGTTGAATGCCCTGGTATCATTCGCCAATATCCTGCTCATCATCCTGAAAATTAAAGAAATAAACCCCTACACCTTTCAGGGCAATTACCAGGAATATTTTTTAAATACCGGCGATTATATTAAGGGTATCACCTTCGATGTATCCATCACCAATGCATCCATTGCTGCCTTTGGGGTTATTTATTACCTGTTTAGGCAAAATATTAAAATGCTGCTGCTATGTGTACTGGTGCTATTGCTCGCAGCCAGCAATACTATCAACATTATGTTGTTTACGGTGCTGATACTCGCTTTTATATTCAGGAGCACCCGTGTACAAAAAAGCATGATTGTGGTTTGCCTCATGATGCTGGTAACGTTTATGGTAAAGGTATCGCCGCAGAATATGTACTACATCGATAAGATGTATAACAAAATGGTGTTCAACAAAAATGTGTCGTTTGATCCTGTTCCGGTTAAAGAAGTGCGCATTACCACCATCCCGGATAGTTTGCTTAACCCGCTGCAAAAGCAGCAAAAAATAGCCCAGCTTTACCTCGATACCCTGAGCCTTAAACTGGAAAAAGAATACCAGGCTAAACATATTAAAGCACCCGAGCCTTTAGGTTTGGTTAAATATGAGCTACCTAAAGACAGTATCCATACGGCCATGTTTCAACCAAGGTCGGATACCGACAGGATGCAGCAAAAGCTGATTGCTTTTATTGCCCAGCATCAGAATAGCCTGCATTTGGCCACACAGTCGGAAACCACCAAACGGATTATCCCGGGCAAGGTAATTACATTCAGGCAAACGGCTTTGTTTCTGAAAAAACATCCTGCAAAAGTTCTAACTGGCGATGGTATGGGCAACTTTTCATCCAAGCTGGCATTCCGGTCAACAAGTTTGGGAATGGCTGGTGGTTACCCGGTAAAGTATGCATTTATCAGTCCCGATTTTCTGACGAACCACCTTGATGTGTACCTTAACTTTTTCAGCAGGCGTACAGGGATGCACTCGGTAACCAATAGTCCCGATTCGGTCTATGACCAGCTCCTGAGCGAATATGGCCTGGCCGGACTGGTTATCTTCCTGCTGTTTTACATCGGTTATTTCTTAAAACAGCGCCGCTACCTTAGCTATGGTTTGCCGCTATTGCTTTTTGTAGGCTGCGTGTTTTTCACCGATTACTGGTTCGAACAATTATCAATCGTGGTATTATTGGAACTGCTTTTACTGGCCGACATCCGGGAAAATCAATTGCTTAAACTGAACACAGCATGAGCAATAACCCGCAAATAACCGTACTGATGCCCGCATACAATGCAGGGTTATACATTGCCGAGGCGATAGCATCTGTACTAAAGCAAACCTTTACCGATTTCGAACTGCTGATTATTAACGATGGCTCTACAGATGATACCGAGGCGATAGTAGCATCGTTTGGCGACAAACGCATTGTGCTTGTAAATCAGAAAAACCAGGGCGTGGCCGGAGCTTTAAATACAGGATTGAAGTTATCGAAAGCACCATATATAGCTCGTTTTGATGCTGATGATATATGCTACCCTAATCGCCTGGCGCTGCAGTATCAATTCATGCTCGATCATCCCGAATACCATATCATCGGTTCGGCAACTGATTATGTGGATAAGGAAGGGCACCATATTTTCAACTTCAAAGCACCACTGTTATCGCAGGAGGGCATAGATAAGATCAGTTACAAAGTATGCCCATTTATCCATTCCAGCGTATTTTACCGCAAGGCCAGTATTATGGAACAGGGCGGCTACAATATCTACGCCCATACCTTTGAAGACCATTTGCTTTGGCTTAAGGTACTGAAACATTATAAGGGCTATAACATGCCCGAAAGCCTGATTAAAGTTCGCCTGAATCCTGAATCTGTCACCATTGATGAAAGATGGTGCCACCCACGCTTTCTCGAAATAAAGTTTAATGCGCTCACAAGGGGTACCATTGATGCCGATGATTATAGCGAGCTGATAGCCATCCGCGGACAACAGCTCGATAACAACATTAACCATGAGGCCTATTATGGCCTTTTGGCTAAAAAGTTTTTGTGGAATAACCATAACCCGAAAAAGGCCCGCTACAATATTTACAAACTGCTGGCCATAAACAGGCTGCATTTTAAAAGTTATGTGCTGTTGCTGATGACTTTGCTGCCTGGCCGGTTCATCAACCGCATTTATCATACTGCCAAAGCAACAGAATTATACCGCGAGGAAGGAGGCGTACCCCATGAACGCTAAACCCATTAAACTTTTTGTGGATGCACACAGCATGGATAAGGAATATCAGGGTACTTATACCTTTCTACAGGGGTTGTACAGCGCATTATTAGAGAATCATCCTGATGTTGATGTATACTTCGGTACGTCTGATCCGGGACGGTTGCAACGCGCATTCCCGCAACTTCAGCCTCAAAATGTATTGGCCTATAAAAATGCCAAACCCGGTTTGCTGCG
Coding sequences within:
- a CDS encoding oligosaccharide flippase family protein, whose amino-acid sequence is MKPSHLKNLSANTIQLVINQVFGLAIFYILSSWLDKQSFGQLNWVLAILFTAFNILACGIDQLVIKKIAQGDDVAIVTGLFVNHVLFSGFIFYIAIGVVWWVMPHSPIIFQVLMLVGAGKLMIYFATPFKQLASGQERFGVLAKMSAVSNVVRGVALIVLAFFQQVTLITAVFVFLAGDGLEFAVTVYLFYKYLRVPLSFSFQPKPYFALLKEALPQIGVVLFTSALARFDWIFIGLFLSAVKLAEYSFAYKAFEISTLPLLAVAPLLLPRFVSVIKERGIFPTHLFSILKLELVFSVLIGLVFYLSWSPLVDWFTHGKYGAVNSSVILVLAVCMPLMYFNNFLWSIGFAQGKLRLIFKVFAVTFLVNVIGDVVLIPLLGNAGAAIAYLAAMLVQAILYMLTIEKQAALQVGVNLVICSICAIISGFIAIHFLSGDITVILFAAVLYLVFTILFRQINLKKLNFLKPAIGQ
- a CDS encoding glycosyltransferase; the encoded protein is MSNNPQITVLMPAYNAGLYIAEAIASVLKQTFTDFELLIINDGSTDDTEAIVASFGDKRIVLVNQKNQGVAGALNTGLKLSKAPYIARFDADDICYPNRLALQYQFMLDHPEYHIIGSATDYVDKEGHHIFNFKAPLLSQEGIDKISYKVCPFIHSSVFYRKASIMEQGGYNIYAHTFEDHLLWLKVLKHYKGYNMPESLIKVRLNPESVTIDERWCHPRFLEIKFNALTRGTIDADDYSELIAIRGQQLDNNINHEAYYGLLAKKFLWNNHNPKKARYNIYKLLAINRLHFKSYVLLLMTLLPGRFINRIYHTAKATELYREEGGVPHER